TTCCATATTTCTTCATGTCTGAGTCCTCCTATTTTGATACCTGGTCAGGGGCGTTCTTCTTTTCTATGGTTGTCTTGTCGCTCAGTCCGTTGGAGATGAATCCCTTCAAATCCTGCAGGGTAAACTTCTTGCGGAAACTGATCTTGATGTTCTCTTCCTTGAATCCCATGTCGATGAGCATCGGGATGAGCGTGTTGGCAGCACTGAATTGTGCCTGCTCCATCAGGTCGATATTCGGAATATCGTTGATGATGCTCTGTCGGCCCTGCTGTTCCAGCTTCGTCAGTTCGGCATCGGTGAAGTTGCTTCGTGTCAGCGAAACGTATTGCTTCACTGCCTTGTGGTCTATCTTGCTGCTGGTGAGCACCAGTTTCGGGTCGGGCAGGATGATTTCAATCTTGTCGCCCTTTCGGGATACGTTCTTCTGAGAGAATCCCTCGAAATCCACATACGCCTTGATGGTGGCATCCATCGGGATGGCTACCTTGCGGTTGGATCCCGGAATATGGATGTTGAAATCCTTCTTCATGAAAGAACCTTTCAGGTTCAACTGGTCATCGTGGGTGATGATTTTGTGAACATGCGCTTCGGCTGTGTAGAGACGACTGCACTTCTGTATCTGCATCACCATCACCGGAATGGTGTCGATGACGTTTGCCTTTTCTTCTGTTGGCTGCTTCTGTGAGCAGGCAGAAAAGACGAGAATCATGGCAGATAATATGATATTTAATAACTTCTTCATGCAAAATGTTTTAAATTCGTTGCAAAGGTACGACAAATTGTTTGAAAAACCAAAGAAAAATGTAAAAAATAAAAGCTCTTGAAGCTAAAAAGTAACTTCAAGAGCTTTTGGTGTTTCATTTTATTTCAAGAGCTTCTCTTTTTATTTCAAGAGTTTCTTGTATTCTTTGTCAAATCCCTGTGGATGGCGACCGGTGAATAGGATATTCAAGAGGCAGTTGGCAGCTATCTCAACATCGTTGAGGTCAGCTCCCTTTCCTTTCTTGATTTCCTTACCCAGACATACATCCCAGTTACAAAAGAAGCAACTGTCGTTAGCTCCCACAAACATATCGCTGGAGTTTGGATCTTCTATCAGTTCGAAGCGAATCACCTTCTTTGAACTGATAGGCTGGATGTCGCAAAGCATATTGAATGCCTTTTCAAACACATCGCGATGCACCTGAGCATTAGGAAACATCGCATTGAGCGTTGGGAATATCTCCTCAAACTCGAATGACTGAAATAACTGATAGAGTTTCATATGATACCTTATTTATATATATATGATACAAAAATCCTTTCGCGATTAGAACTTAGCCATCTTGATAGCGTCGATAGCGCACTCGTCACCCTTGTTGCCCAACTTGCCACCGCTGCGGTCC
The Segatella copri DNA segment above includes these coding regions:
- a CDS encoding DUF4230 domain-containing protein; translated protein: MKKLLNIILSAMILVFSACSQKQPTEEKANVIDTIPVMVMQIQKCSRLYTAEAHVHKIITHDDQLNLKGSFMKKDFNIHIPGSNRKVAIPMDATIKAYVDFEGFSQKNVSRKGDKIEIILPDPKLVLTSSKIDHKAVKQYVSLTRSNFTDAELTKLEQQGRQSIINDIPNIDLMEQAQFSAANTLIPMLIDMGFKEENIKISFRKKFTLQDLKGFISNGLSDKTTIEKKNAPDQVSK
- a CDS encoding DUF6557 family protein, with the translated sequence MKLYQLFQSFEFEEIFPTLNAMFPNAQVHRDVFEKAFNMLCDIQPISSKKVIRFELIEDPNSSDMFVGANDSCFFCNWDVCLGKEIKKGKGADLNDVEIAANCLLNILFTGRHPQGFDKEYKKLLK